In Nymphaea colorata isolate Beijing-Zhang1983 chromosome 3, ASM883128v2, whole genome shotgun sequence, a genomic segment contains:
- the LOC116250924 gene encoding NADH dehydrogenase [ubiquinone] 1 beta subcomplex subunit 3-B, whose amino-acid sequence MASSKPLGSTGEFFRRRDEWRKHPMLSNQLRHATPGLGIALVAFGIYLVGEAIYKRAHPPSHH is encoded by the coding sequence ATGGCGAGCTCGAAGCCGTTGGGGAGCACCGGCGAGTTCTTCCGGCGGAGGGACGAGTGGAGGAAGCACCCTATGTTGAGCAACCAGCTGAGGCACGCCACTCCAGGGCTCGGCATCGCCCTCGTTGCTTTCGGCATCTATCTCGTCGGCGAGGCCATCTACAAGCGCGCCCACCCTCCTTCCCACCATTGA
- the LOC116251474 gene encoding protein DNA-DAMAGE INDUCIBLE 1 — protein MKITVMTADEQFVTLDVDADESVENVKALLEVETNVPIQNQQLLFNGKEMKNTEQLSAAGVKEGDLMMMVSNANSASANDLSFNPDGSAANPRAFQQHVRRDARVMEQLLQSDPTLGQMILGDDVDGLQNLLRERHRHRLQLRRQQEEELALLYADPFDVEAQKKIEAIIQQRGIDENWEAALEHNPEGFARVVMLYVDMEVNGVPLKAFVDSGAQSTIISKSCAERCGLLRLLDQRYKGIAHGVGQSEILGRIHVAPIKIGHVFYPCSFMVLDSPNMEFLFGLDMLRKHQCAIDLKENVLRVGGGEVSVPFLQEKDIPSHFLDEERYTKQQSLSTPSAPGTSGGTPKNDRYSTAPSGSNTSGTPRNVSTQGAEYEAKVTQLMDLGFSRETVTRALTLANGNVEQAAGFLFAG, from the exons ATGAAGATTACTGTGATGACTGCGGATGAGCAATTCGTTACCCTCGATGTCGATGCCGACGAGTCG GTGGAGAATGTAAAAGCACTCCTAGAGGTGGAG ACAAATGTGCCAATTCAGAACCAGCAGTTACTTTTCAATGGGAAAGAGATGAAGAACACAGAGCAGTTAAGTGCTGCTGGGGTTAAAGAGGGCGACTTGATGATGATGGTTTCGAATGCTAATAG TGCCTCTGCAAATGATCTAAGCTTCAACCCAGATGGATCAGCAGCAAACCCAAGAGCTTTTCAGCAGCATGTTCGGCGTGATGCTCGTGTGATGGAGCAGTTGCTTCAG AGTGATCCAACATTGGGTCAAATGATTCTTGGAGATGATGTGGATGGCTTACAAAATTTATTGAGGGAACGCCATAGACATAGACTGCAATTACGACGGCAACAGGAGGAAGAGCTG GCACTACTGTATGCCGATCCATTTGATGTTGAAGCACAGAAAAAGATTGAAGCTATTATCCAACAG AGAGGAATTGATGAGAATTGGGAGGCTGCATTGGAGCATAATCCAGAGGGTTTTGCACGGGTG GTAATGCTATATGTGGATATGGAAGTGAATGGTGTGCCGCTGAAG GCATTTGTGGACAGTGGAGCACAATCTACGATAATATCAAAAAGTTGTGCTGAGCGTTGTGG GCTATTAAGGCTTTTAGATCAGCGTTACAAGGGCATTGCACATGGAGTTGGTCAGTCAGAGATACTTGGTCGGATACATGTGGCACCAATTAAG ATTGGACATGTGTTCTATCCTTGCTCGTTCATGGTGCTTGATTCTCCTAACATGGAGTTTCTTTTTGGGCTTGATATGCTCCGCAAGCATCAG TGCGCAATTGATTTGAAGGAGAATGTCTTGAGAGTTGGGGGAGGAGAAGTTTCAGTGCCTTTTCTACAAG aaaaagataTTCCATCTCATTTTCTAGATGAAGAAAGATACACGAAGCAGCAGTCTTTAAGCACGCCTTCAGCTCCT GGCACGTCAGGTGGAACACCAAAAAATGATCGTTACAGTACTGCACCTTCTGGGAGTAATACTTCTG GAACTCCAAGAAATGTCAGTACACAG GGAGCTGAGTACGAAGCCAAAGTCACTCAGCTTATGGATCTGGGTTTCAGTCGTGAAACAGTAACACGTGCGCTGACTCTTGCTAATGGTAATGTAGAACAGGCGGCTGGTTTTCTATTTGCTGGTTGA